A genomic region of Pristiophorus japonicus isolate sPriJap1 chromosome 20, sPriJap1.hap1, whole genome shotgun sequence contains the following coding sequences:
- the LOC139232800 gene encoding probable G-protein coupled receptor 139, with translation MDELRNVEGVLERIAEAMESITAEMVAIRTTVIQNRMARDYVLAQNITTSARLAQGPWHKTMRQFGLNLVAIVILSRGNCGLSKCITRYLVAMATADLMVIVCDVILHWITDLYWWNTFLYYTPVCRFIHFLAPTAIDSSVWLTVAFTFDRFVAICCQKLKTKYCTERTAAVVIVTLSALFCLKNIPWPFVYIPYITANNIPRGCRAKVQFYIAPTWRAFSWFEQLLTPLLPFCVILLLNALTVRLILVASRARRSLRGGTNGKKDKDPEMRNRRRSIVLLFSLSGSFILLWMTTVVYFFYYRITSAFSRRSLFSPFQNFEHAGTMLQLLSSCTNTAIYTVTQSKFREEMLNALKYPFTLIHKSVELCKWQD, from the exons ATGGATGAACTAAGAAATGTAGAGGGGGTTCTGGAACGAATAGCCGAGGCGATGGAGAGcataacagctgaaatggtagccatacgtacCACCGTAATTCAGAACCGAATGGCCCGAGATTACGTTTTGGCGCAGAAC ATTACCACCAGCGCCAGGCTCGCCCAAGGACCCTGGCACAAGACAATGAGGCAGTTCGGAT TGAACttggtggcgattgtgatcctttcCCGGGGAAACTGCggcctctccaaatgcatcactcgctacctggtggccatggcgacAGCGGATCTGATGGTGATTGTCTGTGACGTGATATTACATTGGATCACTGACCTGTATTGGTGGAACACTTTCCTGTACTACACTCCTGTGTGCAGATTCATTCACTTCCTGGCTCCGACTGCCATAGACAGTTCTGTTTGGTTAACGgtcgcttttacctttgatcggtttgtagccatttgttgtcagaagctgaaaaccaaatattgcaccgagagaaccgcAGCTGTGGTTATAGTGACCTTGAGTGCGCTGTTCTGTTTAAAGAACATTCCCTGGCCTTTCGTGTATATTCCTTATATTACAGCTAATAACATACCGCGGGGTTGCCGTGCAAAAGTACAGTTTTATATTGCACCCACATGGAGAGCTTTTTCTTGGTTTGAACAGCTGTTAACTCCATTGCTTCCCTTCTGTGTGATTTTACTGTTGAACGCTCTCACCGTCAGACTCATTTTAGTTGCCAGTCGCGCCCGAAGGAGCCTCCGGGGTGGCACCAATGGTAAGAAAGACAAGGACCCCGAGATGAGGAACCGCAGAAGGTCCATTGTTTTACTATTTTCTCTATCTGGCAGTTTTATCCTGCTCTGGATGACGACGGTTGTGTATTTCTTCTATTATCGAATTACAAGCGCGTTTAGTCGCAGATCGTTGTTTAGCCCTTTTCAAAATTTTGAACACGCTGGAacaatgcttcagctcctgagttcctGCACAAACACGGCCATTTACACAGTGACCCAGAGTAAGTTCAGAGAGGAGATGCTCAATGCGCTCAAATATCCCTTTACACTAATTCATAAATCAGTTGAATTATGCAAGTGGCAGGACTGA